A region from the Halomarina litorea genome encodes:
- a CDS encoding carbohydrate kinase family protein: protein MRVLCAGHVNWDVTLRVDRLPDPDGEVLIEERVQAGGGSAANVACTLASLDVTASLFGSVGEDQTGRLVCEELDAFGVDTANIVRVAGHETSTKYLVVDGTGEVMVLSNAGANEAFAPDDLDTTTLAAADHLHLTSQRPATAAALAELADERGIVVSFDPGRRIADRDYAATLANTDVLFLNEREAATLSERESFADLVSEATVVVKHGGQGATVHRPGRELDHPGYPVEAVDTTGAGDAFAAGYIAARWRLFDGVVPGNQSDDAYREVLAAANACGALASLRVGARTAPTWADVEGFVADHGVVGE, encoded by the coding sequence ATGCGCGTCCTCTGTGCCGGCCACGTCAACTGGGACGTGACCCTCCGCGTCGACCGCCTCCCGGACCCCGACGGCGAGGTGCTCATCGAGGAGCGGGTGCAGGCGGGCGGGGGGAGCGCGGCGAACGTCGCCTGCACGCTCGCCTCCCTCGACGTGACCGCCTCGCTGTTCGGGAGCGTCGGGGAGGATCAGACGGGCCGCCTCGTCTGCGAGGAACTCGACGCCTTCGGGGTGGACACCGCGAACATCGTCCGGGTCGCGGGCCACGAGACGTCGACGAAGTACCTCGTCGTCGACGGCACGGGCGAGGTGATGGTCCTCTCGAATGCGGGAGCCAACGAGGCGTTCGCGCCCGACGACCTCGATACGACCACGCTCGCGGCCGCCGACCACCTCCACCTGACCAGCCAGCGACCCGCGACGGCGGCCGCGCTGGCCGAACTCGCCGACGAGCGGGGCATCGTCGTCAGTTTCGACCCCGGGCGGCGCATCGCGGACCGCGACTACGCGGCGACGCTGGCCAACACGGACGTCCTCTTTCTCAACGAGCGCGAGGCGGCCACGCTCTCGGAACGCGAGTCCTTCGCGGACCTCGTCAGCGAGGCCACCGTCGTCGTGAAACACGGCGGGCAGGGGGCGACCGTCCACCGTCCCGGTCGGGAACTCGACCACCCCGGCTACCCGGTCGAGGCGGTGGACACGACGGGCGCCGGCGACGCCTTCGCGGCGGGCTACATCGCCGCCCGCTGGCGCCTGTTCGACGGGGTCGTCCCCGGTAACCAGTCCGACGACGCCTACCGGGAGGTGCTGGCCGCCGCCAACGCCTGCGGCGCCCTCGCGTCGCTCCGGGTGGGGGCACGGACGGCCCCGACGTGGGCGGACGTGGAGGGGTTCGTCGCCGACCACGGCGTCGTCGGGGAGTGA